A genomic window from Winogradskyella sp. J14-2 includes:
- a CDS encoding solute:sodium symporter family transporter encodes MISILSFAGFTTIVAIISYLATRKTDETSSDGYFLGGRSLTAGVIAGSLLLTNLSTEQIVGLNGSAYSEGILVMAWETLAAIAMVVTALYLLPRYLKSGLITIPQFLSRRFDVATKTLTSGLFLTGYVVVLLPTILYSGSLAISGMFNVPELLGVSDQAALWVCVWGIGVIGSIYAVFGGLKAVAVSDTINAIGLLIGGLLIPVFGLLIVGDGSVFEGISALKSNIPEKFDSIGGDTASVPFATIFTGMMLVQLFYWGTNQQIIQRALGAKNLKEGQKGLLLGSFIKILGPLIVVLPGIIAFYMNKNGMLNVSATDQAYGELVKKVLPAELIGFFAAVLFGAILSSFNSVLNSAVTLFGIDIYKEHINKNADDKTTVKYGKTFGVILAFGAMFIAPFLSDLDSIFDYLQRVNGIYSIPILTIIFVGFVTKKVPAIAAKIGLFSGSILYIISEFVIRPNMVSSALEKSKANGMSSIKELKNVEVEAYPHFLHIMAILFVLNVVIMLAIGYFKPRRVAYEQKFTHQVDITPWKHAKIVGAIITLIVIGVYIYYS; translated from the coding sequence ATGATAAGCATTTTATCCTTTGCAGGCTTTACCACTATTGTTGCAATTATATCCTACCTGGCAACAAGAAAAACAGATGAAACATCATCAGATGGTTATTTTTTGGGTGGTAGAAGTTTAACGGCTGGAGTAATTGCTGGATCATTATTATTGACAAACCTTTCAACAGAACAGATTGTAGGTTTAAATGGTTCTGCTTATAGTGAAGGAATATTGGTAATGGCTTGGGAGACTTTAGCGGCTATAGCTATGGTTGTTACGGCTTTGTATCTTTTGCCAAGATATCTTAAGAGCGGTTTAATAACAATACCTCAATTTTTGTCAAGACGATTTGATGTCGCAACCAAGACCTTAACCTCTGGGTTGTTTTTAACAGGCTACGTGGTCGTACTCTTACCTACCATTTTATATTCTGGTTCACTTGCCATTAGTGGTATGTTTAATGTTCCCGAATTATTGGGAGTTTCAGATCAGGCGGCACTTTGGGTTTGTGTTTGGGGTATTGGTGTCATCGGTTCTATTTATGCAGTTTTTGGAGGCTTAAAAGCTGTAGCTGTCTCTGATACAATAAATGCAATTGGTTTATTAATCGGCGGTTTGTTAATACCTGTTTTTGGATTGTTGATTGTTGGGGACGGAAGTGTTTTTGAGGGTATATCAGCTCTAAAATCTAATATTCCAGAAAAGTTTGATTCCATTGGTGGTGATACAGCTTCAGTACCGTTTGCAACTATTTTTACTGGGATGATGTTGGTGCAATTATTTTATTGGGGAACCAACCAACAAATCATTCAAAGAGCACTTGGTGCAAAAAATTTAAAGGAAGGGCAGAAAGGGCTATTGTTGGGCTCATTTATTAAAATTTTGGGGCCTTTAATCGTTGTACTGCCGGGTATTATCGCATTCTACATGAACAAAAATGGGATGTTGAATGTCTCGGCAACGGACCAAGCCTACGGAGAACTAGTGAAGAAAGTATTACCTGCTGAATTGATTGGTTTTTTCGCGGCAGTTTTGTTTGGTGCAATTCTTAGTTCTTTCAATAGTGTTTTAAATAGTGCTGTTACTTTATTTGGAATAGATATTTATAAAGAACACATCAATAAAAATGCTGATGATAAAACCACTGTAAAATATGGCAAAACATTTGGTGTGATTTTGGCTTTTGGCGCTATGTTTATAGCACCATTTTTGTCTGATTTAGATAGTATCTTTGATTATCTACAACGTGTTAATGGCATTTACAGCATTCCTATTTTAACAATTATATTTGTTGGTTTTGTAACTAAAAAGGTACCTGCAATAGCAGCGAAAATAGGATTGTTTTCGGGTTCTATACTATATATTATCAGTGAATTTGTAATACGGCCAAATATGGTTTCATCTGCATTAGAAAAATCTAAGGCAAATGGAATGTCTTCAATTAAAGAATTAAAGAATGTAGAGGTTGAAGCCTATCCTCACTTTTTACATATCATGGCAATACTATTTGTATTAAATGTAGTCATTATGCTTGCCATCGGTTACTTTAAACCGAGAAGAGTAGCCTATGAACAAAAATTTACACATCAAGTGGATATCACGCCATGGAAGCATGCAAAGATTGTTGGTGCGATTATAACGTTAATCGTTATAGGTGTTTATATTTATTATTCTTAG
- a CDS encoding T9SS type A sorting domain-containing protein yields MRKITLLSILMAVPFFGLAQGPWEFTGTEDGWSRGGGCTAATGATAWTLTTNGGNNPNFTNESAGVDADANTVAAVTLRLSAGGPTYLRLRIQKDDLSGFVYKTVVLDPTQTDFVTYYIDATDSNWSGTENNIRFQFKDNDGTNSGTNHSTTGETIEIDTVEFLPSIPATVQNTYTFDSSEEGWDDTIRCSVAANNGNLEVQLAGTGTPGDTNNSKVALNSLYVIDATGNPYLHITLKNNTNDDQLKIVYPDGMGGNVTVTQTISTNDTDFVTYDFNLGSNPAWTGEKAGVELVFDDTVGQEGNGLFEIDSIVVDNILSTSDNSISSFSVSPNPADTFIYINVLNGVINAEIFDITGKKVLETNRLIDNKLDISQLRSGVYLLRVTDETSNKAVKRIIKQ; encoded by the coding sequence ATGAGAAAAATTACTTTATTATCTATTTTAATGGCTGTTCCATTTTTTGGCTTGGCACAAGGGCCTTGGGAATTCACCGGCACTGAAGATGGATGGTCTAGAGGAGGAGGCTGTACGGCTGCTACAGGAGCAACAGCATGGACATTAACTACTAATGGAGGTAATAATCCAAACTTTACCAATGAATCGGCTGGAGTAGACGCGGATGCAAATACCGTTGCTGCGGTAACATTAAGGTTAAGCGCAGGTGGGCCAACATATTTACGTTTAAGAATCCAAAAAGACGACCTAAGTGGTTTTGTTTACAAAACAGTTGTTTTAGATCCCACTCAGACGGATTTTGTTACCTATTACATAGACGCTACAGACTCTAATTGGAGTGGTACAGAGAATAACATAAGATTTCAGTTTAAAGATAATGATGGCACAAATAGCGGAACAAATCATTCTACTACAGGTGAGACCATAGAAATTGACACAGTTGAATTTTTACCCTCTATACCCGCAACCGTTCAAAACACCTATACTTTTGATTCTTCAGAAGAAGGATGGGACGATACTATACGTTGTTCAGTTGCTGCAAATAATGGGAATTTGGAAGTTCAGTTGGCTGGTACAGGTACACCAGGGGACACTAACAATTCTAAAGTTGCATTAAACAGCCTATATGTAATCGATGCCACAGGAAATCCTTATCTCCATATTACACTAAAAAATAACACTAATGATGACCAATTAAAAATTGTATATCCAGATGGTATGGGTGGTAATGTTACCGTAACACAAACTATTTCAACAAACGATACGGATTTTGTAACCTACGACTTTAATTTAGGTTCAAACCCAGCATGGACAGGTGAAAAAGCTGGTGTAGAATTGGTTTTTGATGATACTGTTGGCCAAGAAGGGAATGGACTTTTTGAAATTGATAGTATTGTTGTAGACAACATATTATCAACTTCTGATAATTCTATTAGTTCTTTTAGTGTTTCTCCAAATCCAGCTGATACATTTATATATATTAATGTGTTAAATGGGGTTATAAATGCTGAAATATTCGATATTACAGGAAAAAAAGTTCTTGAGACCAATCGATTAATAGATAATAAATTAGATATCTCTCAATTGAGGTCAGGTGTGTATTTATTAAGAGTCACTGATGAAACTTCTAATAAAGCTGTAAAAAGAATTATTAAACAATAA
- a CDS encoding T9SS type A sorting domain-containing protein, producing MRRFTILLFAVVPFFIFGQSYYYDFNTDGDLEGFTQGGIPSFTVSGGVLEASDTPTDYSGGFQQIRTPDGLGLVESDYTVVRLVVENLLTSTSGNHETFRIVNYDIGDNSAGNAEQSGNLTIPHGAGFQTIDFAIPSNPDNAGTLDRIGLRVQLNAAGDLAGTLKIDQFIIVNTLSVNIVANGDFENNGGELAPWVADGSDVSASLTTGNGGGSAGRLTFDQNATGNNTLQNSFFTFIANELEQVDAVTVNFDAQSSNTAVTVGVQITHSLGGSAEVNQFNGNENLTNAWTSYSLNRSLSSDFDEIRVALRVKTNAASAVLGDTFDFDNVSVIVDYYDLTPATPDAIASTQTGNWSDFTTWVGGIVPGATDNVVINHTITVNNDVSANDLTITSGQQLLVNKGNSITVEGDLVTDSAVNNSLILRGDSDQFSSLIVEGTSTGEIRFRRYVNDVEASAGNDLIASPVEITSFNDFYNDNASFFVEDPSSDAVLFGPFDNAANPGVYVNWDFDATTSMSAGNGFRMGTNGTLAETSGLNFHGTVVTTDVSVPINSETGDFGQWNLIGNPYASYISLSDFLTENNSEFDAATSGVYGYDGDASDGWVIWNQAFSDANPETLITPGQGFFVASKSGGGTVDFTTTMRTIGASDDFIAGRNTSNNHIGNFTVSLSDNTTVRSTNIYYNQNATSSLDAGYDASFFGEPDPSFSIYTALVDNSSDQAMAMQTLGPNEIANIIIPLGVNAQQSTQVIFSLSHFNMPTDVMIYLEDVEENTFTLLNDLDYVITTQTEINGIGRFYLRVGNNVLSTQEVVSNAVRLFASNNIITVAGNIAEGSKLSVYDIQARKISVFDLETSLSEQRIQLENKAPGVYVAVFENENQKVTKKVIIH from the coding sequence ATGCGAAGATTTACAATTTTACTTTTTGCGGTAGTACCATTTTTTATTTTTGGCCAAAGCTACTATTACGATTTTAATACAGATGGAGATTTAGAAGGATTCACTCAAGGTGGTATACCGAGTTTTACGGTATCTGGTGGAGTATTAGAAGCATCAGATACACCAACGGATTATTCAGGAGGGTTTCAGCAGATTAGAACACCAGATGGATTGGGTTTAGTAGAGTCTGACTATACAGTGGTAAGATTAGTCGTTGAAAACTTATTGACCAGTACTAGCGGTAACCATGAAACGTTTAGAATCGTGAATTATGATATCGGAGATAACTCTGCTGGCAATGCAGAACAATCAGGCAATCTAACCATTCCTCATGGTGCGGGATTCCAAACTATCGATTTTGCGATCCCATCCAACCCGGATAATGCAGGGACATTAGATAGGATAGGATTAAGAGTACAGCTAAATGCTGCTGGAGATTTAGCTGGCACACTGAAAATAGACCAATTTATTATCGTAAACACACTTTCGGTAAATATTGTGGCTAACGGTGATTTTGAAAATAACGGTGGTGAACTTGCTCCTTGGGTTGCTGATGGTTCAGATGTTTCAGCCTCTTTAACAACTGGTAACGGAGGTGGAAGTGCAGGCCGATTGACGTTTGACCAAAATGCAACTGGCAATAATACACTTCAAAATTCCTTTTTCACTTTTATTGCTAATGAATTAGAGCAAGTCGATGCGGTGACCGTAAATTTTGATGCCCAATCTAGCAATACAGCTGTTACTGTAGGTGTACAAATCACACATTCTTTAGGTGGTAGTGCAGAGGTAAATCAATTCAACGGCAATGAAAACCTAACAAACGCTTGGACATCGTACAGTCTAAACAGGTCTTTAAGTTCTGATTTTGACGAAATAAGAGTAGCATTAAGAGTTAAAACCAATGCTGCAAGTGCTGTTTTGGGAGATACTTTTGATTTTGATAATGTGTCTGTTATTGTTGACTATTATGATTTAACACCAGCAACACCGGATGCAATAGCGTCAACCCAAACAGGTAATTGGAGTGACTTTACAACATGGGTTGGTGGAATAGTGCCTGGAGCAACAGATAATGTTGTAATTAACCATACTATAACGGTTAACAATGATGTATCAGCAAATGACTTGACTATTACTTCGGGACAGCAACTTCTCGTTAACAAAGGCAATTCTATAACTGTTGAAGGTGATTTGGTTACAGATTCCGCAGTAAACAATAGTTTGATTCTTAGAGGAGATTCCGACCAGTTTTCCTCATTAATCGTTGAAGGAACTTCAACTGGCGAGATAAGGTTTAGACGTTATGTAAACGATGTAGAAGCATCGGCAGGAAATGATTTGATAGCCTCACCAGTAGAGATTACCTCTTTCAATGATTTTTATAACGATAACGCCTCGTTTTTTGTAGAAGACCCAAGTAGCGATGCCGTACTTTTTGGGCCGTTTGATAATGCTGCAAATCCTGGCGTCTATGTCAATTGGGATTTTGATGCTACAACATCGATGAGTGCAGGCAATGGATTTAGAATGGGAACCAACGGAACATTGGCAGAAACTTCGGGACTAAACTTTCACGGAACAGTTGTAACGACTGATGTTAGTGTGCCTATTAATTCAGAAACAGGTGATTTTGGACAGTGGAATTTAATAGGCAACCCATACGCGTCATATATCAGTCTTTCAGATTTCTTAACAGAGAATAACTCTGAATTTGATGCGGCTACTTCAGGTGTTTATGGTTATGATGGTGACGCATCAGATGGATGGGTTATTTGGAACCAAGCATTTTCAGATGCTAATCCAGAGACTTTAATTACGCCAGGCCAAGGCTTTTTTGTGGCTTCAAAATCTGGTGGTGGAACAGTAGATTTTACAACTACAATGCGCACTATTGGTGCTTCGGACGATTTTATAGCCGGCAGAAACACATCCAATAATCACATCGGTAATTTTACGGTGAGTCTTTCAGACAACACTACCGTTCGTTCAACAAATATCTATTATAATCAAAATGCCACAAGTAGTTTAGATGCTGGTTATGATGCTTCGTTTTTTGGTGAGCCAGATCCTTCATTTTCAATTTATACCGCGTTGGTAGATAACAGTTCTGACCAAGCTATGGCAATGCAGACCTTAGGGCCAAATGAAATAGCAAACATAATCATTCCGCTTGGTGTTAATGCGCAGCAAAGTACTCAAGTTATATTTTCGCTTTCTCATTTCAATATGCCAACAGATGTGATGATTTATTTAGAGGATGTTGAAGAAAATACGTTTACACTATTAAACGATTTGGATTATGTGATAACAACCCAAACAGAGATTAATGGTATAGGAAGATTTTACTTGCGTGTTGGCAACAATGTTTTATCCACCCAAGAAGTGGTGTCCAATGCTGTAAGGCTATTTGCAAGTAACAATATAATAACTGTAGCAGGAAATATTGCAGAAGGCTCAAAGCTCAGCGTCTATGATATACAAGCTAGGAAAATTTCGGTTTTTGATTTAGAAACGTCATTAAGTGAGCAAAGGATTCAATTAGAAAATAAGGCTCCGGGAGTATATGTAGCCGTGTTTGAAAATGAGAACCAAAAAGTCACAAAGAAAGTTATTATTCATTGA
- a CDS encoding sugar phosphate isomerase/epimerase family protein produces MLKLLVVRLSSCLFALAVLSVISCKTSKINLFSKDNLIPWSIVGFDVKKRSPKERLEMLERLGYNKYAYGNRPEHIPTMQEEWELAKEKGINIKAVWLYINLKKDRVDKLKPQSEVVFKNLKAVGLKTQIWVGFQPNYFNDLSEEESLREAKKMIEYLSKRAKTLGCKIALYNHGGWYGKPENQLKIIKALPNEDLGVVFNFHHAHNDLDDYSENIKKLLPYLWCVNLNGMKTDGPKIITIGKGDLEKEMIQQLLDLGYKGPIGILGHIKGGDPEKILRDNEEGLKDLFLSCYCYKKLPIYFNQTLSDN; encoded by the coding sequence ATGCTAAAACTTCTGGTGGTCCGCTTGTCTTCTTGTTTATTTGCATTGGCAGTACTTTCTGTCATCTCTTGTAAAACAAGTAAAATAAATCTTTTTAGTAAAGACAACTTAATTCCTTGGTCCATTGTTGGTTTTGATGTCAAAAAACGTTCACCAAAAGAGCGATTAGAGATGCTAGAGCGTTTAGGGTACAATAAATATGCTTACGGTAACCGCCCAGAGCACATCCCAACAATGCAAGAAGAATGGGAATTGGCTAAAGAAAAGGGTATAAACATAAAAGCAGTCTGGCTTTACATAAATCTTAAAAAAGACAGAGTTGATAAGCTAAAACCCCAAAGCGAAGTTGTTTTTAAGAATTTAAAAGCCGTTGGGTTAAAAACCCAGATTTGGGTCGGTTTTCAACCGAATTACTTCAATGACTTATCAGAAGAAGAATCACTTCGAGAGGCAAAAAAGATGATTGAATATTTGTCGAAACGTGCCAAAACTTTAGGCTGTAAAATTGCACTCTACAATCATGGCGGATGGTACGGGAAACCTGAAAATCAGCTAAAGATTATTAAAGCTTTACCAAATGAAGATTTAGGTGTTGTCTTTAATTTTCATCATGCACATAATGATTTAGATGATTATTCCGAAAATATTAAAAAACTATTACCTTATTTATGGTGTGTCAATCTTAACGGTATGAAAACAGATGGTCCAAAAATAATCACCATAGGCAAAGGTGATTTAGAAAAAGAAATGATTCAACAATTATTGGATTTGGGTTACAAAGGTCCTATCGGTATTCTTGGCCATATAAAAGGAGGTGACCCAGAAAAGATTTTAAGAGATAATGAAGAAGGGCTTAAAGACTTGTTTTTAAGTTGTTATTGCTATAAAAAACTACCGATATACTTTAATCAAACGTTATCTGACAATTAG
- a CDS encoding aldose 1-epimerase family protein → MIKKLAYFFIVCFILVISVSCNSKKEQPENIAKDVSIIVENSTINTEKNMSVYTLKNNEISASFNTIGAEMISFNTDSLEYVWQADPKIWPRYAPILFPIVGRLKDHEYTYKGKTYPMKQHGFARDNDFEVIEKTEISITFEQVATQKSKTIYPFDYVLQVKYTLEGKTLHTEYIVKNPSASKDLYFTIGAHPAFNCPFEDGQKRNEYQLVFDEKISPKFHSNVKGLYEGDTYEIFEEAGVMKLPDTIFDKGSLTFNPNKFSKVTFVHEPTQKQYLSVDFKGFPYLGIWSKNQDSPFVCIEPWYGIADRKDHSKDYTQKEGIMKLAPNETFNCSFSIEIL, encoded by the coding sequence ATGATAAAAAAATTAGCATACTTTTTTATAGTTTGTTTCATTCTTGTGATATCAGTAAGTTGTAATTCTAAAAAAGAACAGCCTGAAAACATCGCAAAAGACGTTTCTATCATTGTTGAAAATAGTACTATTAATACAGAAAAGAATATGTCTGTATACACGCTAAAAAATAATGAAATTTCAGCATCATTCAACACAATAGGTGCCGAAATGATTAGTTTTAATACCGATAGTTTAGAGTATGTATGGCAAGCAGACCCAAAAATTTGGCCCAGATATGCGCCGATTTTGTTTCCTATAGTAGGGCGATTAAAGGATCACGAATATACCTACAAGGGAAAAACCTATCCCATGAAACAGCATGGTTTTGCAAGAGATAATGATTTTGAGGTTATTGAAAAAACGGAAATAAGCATCACGTTTGAGCAGGTGGCAACCCAAAAATCCAAAACCATTTATCCATTTGACTATGTGTTACAAGTAAAATATACGTTGGAAGGGAAGACACTTCATACCGAATATATTGTAAAAAATCCTTCAGCATCAAAAGATTTATATTTTACTATAGGAGCGCATCCAGCATTTAATTGCCCTTTTGAAGATGGTCAAAAACGAAACGAATACCAATTGGTGTTTGATGAAAAGATTTCACCAAAATTCCACTCTAACGTAAAAGGACTTTATGAAGGAGATACCTATGAGATTTTTGAAGAAGCTGGCGTTATGAAATTGCCAGACACCATTTTCGATAAAGGCTCTTTAACCTTTAACCCAAACAAATTTTCTAAAGTAACCTTTGTACACGAGCCCACACAAAAACAATATTTAAGCGTGGATTTTAAAGGATTTCCGTATTTGGGCATCTGGTCCAAAAACCAAGATTCGCCTTTTGTCTGCATAGAACCTTGGTATGGCATTGCTGACAGAAAAGACCATAGCAAGGATTACACCCAAAAAGAGGGTATAATGAAATTAGCGCCTAATGAAACGTTCAACTGCTCGTTTTCAATAGAAATACTATAA
- a CDS encoding T9SS type A sorting domain-containing protein, with product MIKKIHILAFILGCNLFFAQTTYYVDQQNGSDSNNGTSIATAFETFDEAENQVSPGDTIEIVGEYTNSSYNPSYSYSVEHDSHLWHAENTIRINNLNGSAGNYITIKAHDENTVLRGDGANIFRVTNSSYLRIEDFNIEGEVERIPLSTANALQFVYITDNGSLQGTVTNPLASDIRFRNEDETNDNDNIVEETDIYTDISNENVKRPSYIDTRGFFMSNSEHIIITNNTIHHTPGGGLRVSDSKYVDILENEIYRCSVKSYSGTHALVVTKTEPIGSSDYSIKILRNEIHHNYNEQYSWSPSKTIITPRIDEGKGISLQRNNTNGWINGNGRILVANNLCYWNGFSGVHTNDGHRIDFINNTCYMNSYTNTITYPETNPTIEQRGNNIGISAQSSNDIKMINNISVIDTDWNAFALSAGGTTNLTVTDNMIFGINGTVNQDNDVTNVDENTTIANPLFVNVGDHLLETIHNFNLQSNSPAIDIADDNFAPNDDFNGNTRDSNPDLGALEFDATLSNQKFDSGQIKLYPNPTKSDLFLSFNNLNIEETFEIYNILGKRLKVINANTQGTLKIDVSSLASGLYIIKNKSSSIKFIKE from the coding sequence ATGATAAAAAAAATTCACATCTTAGCTTTCATTTTAGGTTGCAATCTATTTTTTGCCCAAACAACATATTACGTTGACCAACAAAACGGAAGTGATAGCAATAACGGAACAAGCATAGCAACAGCTTTTGAAACTTTTGATGAAGCTGAAAATCAAGTATCACCAGGCGATACCATAGAAATAGTGGGTGAATACACAAACTCAAGCTATAACCCATCGTATTCTTACAGTGTTGAACACGATTCGCATTTATGGCATGCTGAAAACACAATTAGAATTAACAATTTAAACGGTTCGGCAGGAAATTATATTACCATTAAAGCCCATGATGAGAATACTGTATTAAGAGGTGACGGAGCCAATATTTTTAGGGTAACCAATAGCTCATATTTGAGAATTGAAGACTTTAATATCGAAGGGGAAGTAGAAAGAATCCCATTATCTACAGCGAATGCTCTTCAGTTTGTTTACATAACTGATAATGGCAGTTTACAAGGTACAGTTACAAACCCATTGGCTAGTGACATTAGGTTTAGAAACGAAGATGAAACCAATGACAACGACAATATCGTTGAAGAGACAGATATCTATACGGACATTAGCAATGAAAACGTAAAAAGACCGTCTTACATAGATACACGAGGTTTTTTTATGAGTAATTCAGAACATATTATTATAACTAACAATACCATACACCACACACCTGGCGGTGGTTTAAGGGTGTCAGATAGTAAGTACGTGGATATTCTTGAAAATGAAATTTACAGATGCTCAGTAAAATCCTATTCTGGTACGCATGCTCTGGTGGTTACCAAAACAGAGCCTATTGGGTCTTCGGATTACAGTATCAAGATATTGCGTAATGAAATACACCACAACTATAACGAACAGTATTCTTGGTCGCCAAGTAAAACCATAATTACGCCACGGATTGATGAGGGTAAAGGTATATCCTTGCAAAGAAACAATACTAATGGATGGATAAATGGAAACGGCCGTATTTTAGTAGCCAACAACCTCTGCTATTGGAATGGCTTTAGTGGTGTACATACCAACGATGGTCACAGGATTGATTTTATTAACAATACCTGTTACATGAATTCTTACACCAATACCATTACTTATCCTGAAACAAACCCAACCATTGAGCAAAGAGGCAATAATATTGGTATTAGTGCTCAAAGTAGTAATGATATAAAAATGATAAATAACATATCAGTAATTGATACCGATTGGAACGCTTTTGCGCTATCGGCTGGCGGAACAACAAACTTAACGGTTACTGACAATATGATTTTTGGCATCAACGGAACGGTAAACCAAGATAACGACGTTACCAATGTGGACGAAAACACAACAATAGCCAATCCATTATTTGTAAATGTTGGCGACCATTTACTAGAAACGATTCATAATTTTAATTTACAGTCCAACTCACCAGCCATAGATATAGCCGATGACAATTTTGCACCAAATGATGATTTTAATGGAAATACAAGAGATTCTAATCCAGATTTAGGTGCTTTAGAGTTTGATGCTACATTGTCTAACCAAAAATTTGATTCTGGCCAGATAAAATTATATCCTAATCCTACTAAAAGTGATTTGTTCCTAAGCTTTAATAATTTGAATATTGAAGAAACATTCGAGATTTATAATATTTTAGGAAAACGCCTGAAGGTTATCAATGCAAACACCCAAGGAACATTAAAAATAGATGTTTCCAGTTTGGCCTCAGGGCTTTATATTATTAAAAATAAATCAAGCAGCATCAAGTTTATTAAGGAATAA